Genomic DNA from Hordeum vulgare subsp. vulgare chromosome 2H, MorexV3_pseudomolecules_assembly, whole genome shotgun sequence:
AGGCGCATGTACTCCTGCACCTCGAGATTCCTACGCTCGACAAAGGCCATGTATGCCTACAAAAATTAGGTTGTTTGTAAGTGAACAATGttgaaaataaattaaaaaagtgAGAAAGAAAGATGATAAGGGGATAATTACTTACATCATGCTGGGGGTCTGAGGGAGGTTGCGAACGCCCCTTACTGCTGCACGGGCTCGGATTGGTAGCCCGCAGTTGTGTGTAAGAGACTGAAGGAGTGATCAAGCCATCGAAACACGGATAGCGGCCATGGGCCTTCCCCTGAATAGACATCACCGCCGTCTCATCAATCTGAGATTCGATCACGTCAGGAGCATCCGGACCAGGCGGATGCAACCTCTCAAATTGTTCCTTGTAGGACTCTATCTGCTCCTCTGTATTGCCATAGTACTTGCTCTCGCCTTCCTTGGGATTAGTCCTAGCACGGGCCATCACCCATGACTGTATGTCTGAGAGTGACCTCTTCAACTTGGCCTCCTGCAACGTCAGACGAAAGTTAGCCATACATAGAAAACATGATGGTAaatataaaaagaagaacaaaaatgAACCATGCATATAGATATACCTTCATTGCCTTGAAGCCCCAGTGGTTCCTGTTTCCTTGGCCGTGTGTCCCGTCTTTTCCACGGTTAGCCCGGGCCCTGCTGCTCTTGGCAGCAAACTCTGCATCGTCGCCGAGCCACCTATCCACCGACCTAGCCCATCCATCACCCTTTCCCAAGCACCATTTAGGAATAACCTAAAAAATGGAAGCATGACATGTCAGCACAGAACAACATGTCagcacaaaacaatgaaattgATTGCTTATACGTTGGATTGAAAAGTCTCTAATACTTACCATCATGTACTGCTCCCTGTTCAAGGTAAGTCGTTGCTTCATTTTTGCTCATCTTTTGATTAAGGTAGGTGTGATAGTAGTGCGAGACGGCAACCCAACGCACCTCGTACAGGAACTGACGAGCTTTATTCTTCACAGCCGCCAGCAAGACCCCATCGGCTATGGCCTTGTGCTCGTCAAGAACTCTATAGAATTCCTGCAATCATGCATAAAACCAGAAGTAAACAAGGCATGAGTTGAGTGATTCAATGACAAACTATGACTGAAACTGAAGACAAGTGATTCAGAAGAGAACTTACCCAAAATTTGGTGATCACGGCCTTAGCGGCCGTCCCGTATGCCGCGTGGCTGGAAGCCTCGGAGTGGGCCCAGCTCGTGGCCAAAACCCACAGCTCCGACTCCTTGTCTGGCCGCGGCTGGAATAGGCCCGGCCAAAACTCCTTCAACAGGACAGTGATAAGGCCGTTCGGTTTACGGCCCTTTCCGTGAACCTCCCAGTTACTGCAAAAGAATCAAAGAATTGGCatatgtacaataagaaaatgttGTCATGTGTTCAAAAATATGATTGAGAGGCACTTACTCTATCCCCTTCGGTGTAATGAGCACCTTGTCCGCCTCGACAGAAGGTGGTGTAGGTAGTTTTGCAATACCACGTAGCCACCCCTTCAGAGCACCAGACGGCAAATCACCCCACAACTCGGCGTCAACCTCCCCTCCACCACCCTCCCCCTcaccgtcctcctcctcctcctcgcactCCTCCTCACCCTCCGCACCCTCACACTCCTCCTCGACATCCTCCtcctcgccctcctcctcctcctcctcctcctcagactCAGAAGCTGCCTCAGTATAGGAGGGCATCGAAGAAGACCCCCCTATTTCGGACACAACCCGGAGTTTTTTGATTCTTTTGCCTCtccccccacctcctcctcctctaggggctcccccccacccctcctcctctaGGGTCTCCTCCCCCGACCCCTCGACCTCCATGTGAGGTGTCATCGTCGCATAGTCGGGGGGAACCTTGGGGACTCGTCCACTCCGAGTAAGTCCTTTGCATTTGCTGAGGAAACCGGCGCCGCTAGACTTGCCCATGATTAGCTGCTTCCTTAGGGTATTCTGTATCGAATGACTTCCATGCTTCACCTTCTGATGGATGTACAATTTTATTTGGATTGTACCTTTTCCCTTCCTTGTGCCACTTCATCATTTTGGCAGACTCCTCGGTGATGAAAAGGCGCTGCAGTCTTTCTATGAAATGAAGATACCGAAGAACCTTCATAGGGATTTTTAGCTGCTTCTTCTGACCCTGCTCATCGACCACCTCAACATACCGAGAGGAACCGCACTTCCTACAGTAGTTGTCACTCGCATACTCATGCCTAAACAAAAGGCAATTCTTTGGACAAACATCTATTTTCTCATAATCCATGGAGAGCGCCTTCATTATTTTCTTCGTAGCGTACATGGTTTTCGGCAGTTCATGGCCCTCAGGGAGGCTGTTAGCCCATACTCCTAGAAATGCTTCGAAGCAATTTTGGCTACAGCCGTACTCGGCCTTCACTGTCATCAGTTGCGAGATGGCATCCAACACAGAGAGCTTGGCACCCTCATAAAGAGGTTTCTTTGACGAGGCCAAGATATCCAGGACAAGATATCCAGGAAGGCCTTTGTGGTTTCCTCCGGCTCCTCCGGTTCATTCGCAGAATGTGATGCAGGTGCCGGTTGTGCAGCAAAGACATCATCTAGCATGTCTCTAACCCCATCGTCCTCATAACCAACGATGCGTTGTCGTATCACCTCCTCTCTACCACGGTCCGTTGGGCAAAGTTTATCGGCATATTAAAGTTTGGCATAAATCCATGCGTGCGAAGGTGATTAGTCATCTCACTCTTATCTCTGCGCATACGTCTC
This window encodes:
- the LOC123424873 gene encoding uncharacterized protein LOC123424873: MMVIPKWCLGKGDGWARSVDRWLGDDAEFAAKSSRARANRGKDGTHGQGNRNHWGFKAMKEAKLKRSLSDIQSWVMARARTNPKEGESKYYGNTEEQIESYKEQFERLHPPGPDAPDVIESQIDETAVMSIQGKAHGRYPCFDGLITPSVSYTQLRATNPSPCSSKGRSQPPSDPQHDAYMAFVERRNLEVQEYMRLMKANVNYNRGMMAAIAASWNNRAEPPQMVPPPPPTGEPPHVPTFDEWVTLCSQTPGTGDSTAAPSSFDDVL